A genomic region of Serratia fonticola contains the following coding sequences:
- a CDS encoding DUF1090 domain-containing protein, whose product MKLRHSLLLALPLFALSAFSQAAVETCATKAQDIQTQIDYATQHGNTHRVAGLEKALSEVQAHCTEAGLAADRQKKIAEKQSKVAEREQELKEAQQTGKADKIAKKQKKLAEAQAELKAAQAE is encoded by the coding sequence ATGAAATTACGCCATTCTCTGTTATTGGCACTCCCTCTCTTCGCGCTCTCTGCCTTCTCACAGGCGGCCGTAGAAACCTGTGCGACGAAAGCACAAGATATCCAGACCCAGATCGATTACGCCACTCAGCATGGCAATACCCATCGCGTGGCTGGCTTGGAAAAAGCGCTGAGTGAAGTGCAAGCCCACTGCACAGAAGCGGGTTTAGCTGCCGATCGCCAGAAGAAGATCGCAGAAAAACAAAGCAAAGTGGCTGAGCGGGAACAAGAGCTGAAGGAAGCCCAGCAGACGGGTAAAGCGGATAAAATCGCCAAGAAGCAGAAAAAGCTGGCTGAAGCTCAGGCTGAGCTGAAAGCCGCTCAAGCGGAATAA
- a CDS encoding glutathione S-transferase family protein translates to MGQLVDGVWQDTWYDTKSTGGRFKRSTSQFRNWVTVDGEAGEHGKGGFKAEKDRYHLYVSLACPWAHRTLLMRKLKGLEQIIPVSVVHPLMLENGWTFDQDFPGTTGDQLYHSDFLYQRYLHADPHYTGRVTVPVLWDKQQQTIVSNESADIIRMFNSAFDALGARAGDYYPIELREKIDTLNGWIYDTVNNGVYKAGFATSQEAYDEAVNGVFASLARLEQILGQHRYLTGDRLTEADLRLWTTLIRFDPVYVTHFKCDKHRISDYLNLYGFLRDIYQMPGIAETVNMAHIRNHYYRSHGTINPHGIISIGPAQDLDEPHGRDVRFG, encoded by the coding sequence ATGGGGCAACTCGTCGACGGCGTTTGGCAAGACACCTGGTATGACACCAAATCCACCGGAGGCCGTTTCAAACGCTCCACCTCTCAGTTCCGTAATTGGGTCACGGTGGACGGTGAAGCAGGGGAACACGGCAAAGGGGGCTTTAAAGCCGAGAAAGACCGCTATCATCTGTATGTCTCCCTCGCCTGCCCTTGGGCACATCGCACCCTGCTGATGCGCAAGCTGAAGGGGCTGGAGCAGATTATCCCGGTTTCGGTGGTGCACCCGTTAATGTTGGAAAACGGCTGGACCTTCGACCAGGATTTCCCGGGTACAACGGGCGATCAACTCTATCACTCCGATTTTCTCTATCAACGTTATCTCCACGCCGATCCCCACTATACTGGCCGGGTTACGGTGCCTGTATTGTGGGATAAACAGCAACAGACCATCGTCAGCAACGAGTCTGCCGATATTATCCGCATGTTTAACTCCGCCTTCGACGCCTTGGGGGCACGGGCTGGGGATTACTACCCTATAGAACTGCGTGAAAAGATCGATACGCTTAACGGATGGATTTATGACACGGTAAACAATGGAGTCTACAAGGCCGGTTTCGCTACCAGCCAGGAGGCCTATGATGAGGCCGTGAACGGCGTGTTTGCCTCGTTGGCACGGCTTGAGCAGATCCTTGGTCAGCACCGCTACCTGACGGGCGACCGGCTGACGGAAGCCGATTTACGCCTGTGGACGACGCTAATCCGCTTTGATCCGGTCTATGTCACCCATTTCAAGTGTGACAAACACCGCATCAGCGACTATCTAAACCTGTACGGTTTCCTGCGCGATATCTACCAGATGCCGGGCATTGCCGAGACGGTAAATATGGCACACATTCGTAACCACTATTACCGCAGCCACGGCACCATCAACCCGCACGGCATCATCTCGATCGGCCCCGCGCAGGATCTGGATGAACCCCACGGGCGCGATGTGCGTTTTGGTTGA
- a CDS encoding YqjK-like family protein, translated as MNHRQYREWKKEQLIRQIQQQRLDLAASKALWLEKTEPLDRGWQTVFGLRKYLAVGSSLVALYGIRHPSKLIRWSRRALSLWGTIRLFRKTFSPK; from the coding sequence ATGAATCACCGCCAGTACCGTGAATGGAAAAAAGAACAACTGATCCGGCAGATCCAGCAGCAGCGTCTGGATCTGGCCGCCAGCAAAGCTTTGTGGCTGGAAAAGACCGAACCTCTGGATCGTGGTTGGCAAACCGTGTTTGGCCTGCGTAAATATCTGGCTGTCGGTTCCAGTCTGGTTGCCCTTTACGGTATCCGCCATCCCAGCAAGCTGATCCGCTGGTCACGACGGGCGCTTAGCCTGTGGGGAACTATCCGCTTGTTTCGGAAAACCTTTTCTCCGAAATAA
- the rsmI gene encoding 16S rRNA (cytidine(1402)-2'-O)-methyltransferase: MNQHQQSVISASTLYVVPTPIGNLGDMTHRALEVLKSVDLIAAEDTRHTGLLLQHFAISARLFALHDHNEQQKADQLLAKLLEGQSIALVSDAGTPLINDPGYHLVRRCREAGVRVVPLPGACAATTALCAAGVASDRFCYEGFLPAKTKGRKDTLLALAEEPRTLIFYESTHRLLESLQDMVTVWGSQRYVVLARELTKTWESIHGAPVGELLAWVQEDEMRRRGEMVLIVEGHKAQEDDLPPEALRTLALLQKELPLKKAAALTAEIHGVKKNALYKHALEQQEE; the protein is encoded by the coding sequence ATGAATCAACACCAACAATCAGTTATTTCTGCATCAACGCTGTACGTGGTGCCCACCCCCATTGGCAACCTGGGGGATATGACTCATCGGGCATTAGAGGTACTGAAAAGCGTCGATCTGATTGCGGCGGAAGATACGCGCCATACCGGGTTGCTGCTGCAACACTTTGCTATTAGCGCGCGGTTGTTTGCGCTGCACGACCATAATGAACAGCAGAAGGCGGACCAACTGCTGGCCAAACTGCTGGAAGGCCAGAGCATAGCACTGGTTTCCGATGCTGGCACGCCACTGATCAACGATCCGGGCTACCATCTGGTGCGCCGCTGCCGTGAAGCAGGAGTCCGCGTGGTTCCCCTGCCGGGGGCTTGCGCAGCCACCACGGCGCTTTGTGCTGCTGGTGTGGCTTCCGATCGTTTCTGCTATGAAGGATTCCTGCCAGCAAAAACCAAAGGCCGTAAGGATACCCTGCTGGCGCTGGCAGAGGAACCGCGTACGCTGATTTTCTATGAATCGACTCACCGTTTGCTGGAAAGTTTGCAAGACATGGTGACCGTGTGGGGGTCACAACGTTATGTGGTGCTGGCGCGTGAACTGACCAAAACCTGGGAATCTATCCACGGCGCGCCAGTGGGCGAATTGCTGGCCTGGGTGCAGGAAGATGAAATGCGCCGCCGTGGGGAAATGGTGCTGATTGTCGAAGGTCATAAGGCACAAGAAGACGATTTGCCGCCCGAAGCGCTGCGCACGCTGGCATTGCTGCAAAAAGAGCTGCCGTTGAAAAAGGCGGCGGCGTTAACTGCAGAGATCCACGGCGTGAAGAAAAATGCGCTGTATAAACATGCGCTGGAGCAACAGGAAGAGTAA
- the exuR gene encoding transcriptional regulator ExuR, protein MEFTETRRLYQQLAAELKRRIEGGVYPVGDKLPAERYIAEEMNVSRTVVREAIIMLEVEGYVEVRKGSGIHVISNQQKNLVIPGDSIEFATAGPFELLQARQLIESNIAEFAATQVTKQDIVHLMEIQEQARKEDRFRDSQWDLKFHVQVALATQNTAMATIVEKMWVQRVNNPYWIKLHEHIDERSIASWCDDHDEILKALMRKDPHGAKLAMWQHLENTKQMLFNATTDDFEYNADRYLFAENPVIHLDNVASSIK, encoded by the coding sequence ATGGAATTCACCGAAACCAGACGCCTTTATCAGCAATTGGCTGCCGAACTGAAACGGCGCATTGAGGGGGGAGTTTATCCCGTTGGGGATAAGCTGCCAGCCGAGCGTTATATCGCAGAAGAGATGAACGTCAGCCGCACCGTGGTGCGTGAGGCGATTATCATGCTGGAGGTTGAAGGCTACGTAGAGGTGCGCAAAGGCTCTGGGATCCATGTCATCTCCAACCAGCAGAAAAATCTGGTGATACCGGGCGACAGCATTGAATTCGCCACTGCCGGGCCTTTTGAACTGCTGCAGGCGCGTCAGCTGATCGAAAGCAATATCGCGGAATTCGCCGCGACGCAGGTGACCAAGCAGGATATTGTCCACCTGATGGAGATCCAGGAGCAGGCTCGCAAAGAAGACCGTTTCCGTGATTCACAATGGGATCTCAAATTCCATGTTCAGGTGGCGCTGGCAACCCAGAACACCGCCATGGCGACGATCGTGGAGAAAATGTGGGTTCAGCGCGTCAATAATCCTTACTGGATCAAACTGCACGAACACATTGACGAGCGTTCCATCGCCAGCTGGTGTGACGATCATGATGAGATCCTCAAGGCGCTGATGCGCAAGGATCCTCACGGGGCCAAACTGGCTATGTGGCAGCATCTGGAAAACACCAAGCAGATGCTGTTCAACGCCACCACCGACGACTTCGAATACAACGCCGATCGCTATCTGTTTGCAGAGAACCCGGTGATCCATCTGGACAACGTGGCTAGCAGCATTAAATAG
- a CDS encoding MFS transporter, with the protein MRKIKGLRWYMIGLVTVGTILGYLTRNAMSVAAPTLEGSLGITTQQYSYIVAAYSACYTLMQPVAGYVLDVLGTKIGYAMFAILWAVFCMGTALANSWAGLAMARGAVGMAEAAMIPAGLKASSEWFPAKERSIAVGYFNVGSSIGAMLAPPLVVWAIVAHSWEMAFIITGVLSLIWAICWLIFYKHPKDQKKLSTEERSYILDGQEAQHQTSNGKKMSAWQILRNRQFWGIALPRFLAEPAWGTFNAWIPLFMFKAYGFNLKEIAMFAWMPMLFADLGCILGGYLPPFFQKHFNVSLIVSRKLVVTLGAVLMIGPGMIGLFTSPYVAIALLCVGGFAHQALSGALITLSSDVFGRNEVATANGLTGMAAWTASTMFALVVGALADTMGFSPLFAALSVFDILAAIVIWTVLQNRPVAELEQERLRTAQASS; encoded by the coding sequence ATGCGTAAAATTAAAGGGTTACGCTGGTATATGATCGGCCTGGTGACCGTGGGCACCATACTGGGTTATCTCACCCGCAATGCGATGTCTGTCGCAGCACCTACGCTGGAAGGCTCGCTGGGCATTACCACACAGCAATATTCTTATATTGTTGCCGCCTATTCAGCCTGTTATACCCTGATGCAACCTGTCGCAGGCTATGTCCTCGACGTGCTCGGCACCAAAATCGGCTATGCCATGTTCGCCATCCTGTGGGCTGTATTCTGTATGGGAACCGCACTGGCTAATAGCTGGGCCGGTCTGGCCATGGCACGTGGGGCAGTCGGTATGGCCGAAGCCGCGATGATCCCTGCGGGCTTGAAGGCCAGCAGCGAATGGTTCCCGGCGAAAGAGCGTTCGATTGCCGTGGGTTACTTTAACGTCGGCTCCTCTATTGGTGCCATGCTCGCTCCGCCTCTGGTCGTGTGGGCTATCGTGGCGCACAGCTGGGAAATGGCGTTTATCATCACCGGCGTTCTGAGCCTGATCTGGGCCATCTGCTGGCTGATCTTTTATAAACACCCGAAAGACCAGAAGAAACTCAGTACAGAGGAGCGCAGTTACATTCTTGATGGCCAAGAGGCGCAGCACCAGACGAGCAATGGCAAAAAGATGTCTGCCTGGCAAATTCTGCGTAACCGCCAGTTCTGGGGTATCGCGCTACCACGTTTCCTGGCGGAGCCTGCCTGGGGCACGTTCAACGCCTGGATCCCACTGTTCATGTTCAAGGCGTATGGTTTTAACCTGAAAGAAATTGCCATGTTCGCCTGGATGCCCATGTTGTTTGCCGATCTTGGCTGCATCCTGGGTGGCTATCTGCCCCCCTTCTTCCAGAAACACTTTAACGTCAGCCTGATTGTTTCGCGTAAGCTGGTGGTGACCCTGGGCGCAGTATTGATGATTGGTCCAGGCATGATCGGCCTGTTCACCAGCCCTTATGTTGCCATTGCTCTGCTGTGTGTCGGTGGGTTCGCCCATCAGGCGCTGTCCGGCGCCTTGATTACGCTGTCTTCAGACGTATTTGGTCGTAACGAAGTGGCAACCGCCAATGGTTTGACCGGTATGGCTGCCTGGACGGCAAGTACCATGTTCGCCCTGGTAGTTGGCGCATTGGCCGACACCATGGGGTTCAGCCCGCTGTTTGCCGCCTTGTCGGTGTTCGATATCCTGGCCGCAATCGTGATCTGGACCGTATTGCAAAACCGCCCGGTGGCAGAGCTGGAACAGGAACGATTACGCACGGCGCAAGCCAGCAGTTGA
- a CDS encoding pirin family protein: MITCRTAQQCGQADFGWLQARYTFSFGHYFDPKLMGYASLRVLNQEVLAPGASFQPRTYPNVDILNLILQGEAEYRDSDGNTLRAGAGEALLLATHPGLSYSEQNISSDTPLTRMQLWLDACPERSNERVQRMTLSTQPHTLLASPDGAQGSLQLRQQVWIHHLNLQPGERQSLVLNGPRAYLQSIHGTIEVTGEHHDSQHLTCGDGAFIREENRLTLQAETPLRALLIDLPV, translated from the coding sequence ATGATTACTTGCAGAACAGCACAACAATGCGGGCAGGCCGACTTTGGTTGGCTGCAGGCTCGTTATACGTTTTCCTTTGGCCACTATTTCGATCCCAAGCTGATGGGCTATGCCTCGCTACGCGTTCTCAATCAGGAAGTATTAGCACCCGGCGCGTCGTTCCAACCGCGTACCTACCCGAATGTAGATATCCTGAATCTGATTTTGCAGGGCGAAGCCGAATACCGCGACAGCGATGGTAACACCCTCCGTGCTGGGGCAGGAGAAGCACTGCTCTTGGCGACGCACCCCGGGCTAAGCTATAGCGAACAGAATATCAGCAGTGATACGCCGCTGACGCGGATGCAACTGTGGCTCGATGCCTGTCCGGAGCGCAGTAACGAACGGGTGCAGCGCATGACGCTGTCAACGCAGCCGCATACGCTGCTGGCCTCACCTGATGGTGCACAAGGTAGCCTGCAACTGCGGCAACAAGTTTGGATCCACCATCTGAATTTACAGCCCGGTGAACGGCAGTCTCTGGTGCTGAATGGGCCGCGCGCTTATCTGCAATCGATCCACGGTACCATTGAGGTCACCGGCGAGCATCACGATAGCCAGCACCTGACCTGTGGCGACGGGGCGTTTATCCGCGAGGAAAATCGCCTTACCCTCCAGGCAGAGACACCGCTACGTGCGCTGCTGATTGATTTACCGGTATAG
- the uxaC gene encoding glucuronate isomerase, with amino-acid sequence MATFLSDDFLLDSEFARRLYHDYAADQPIFDYHCHLPPQQIAENTRFQNMYDIWLKGDHYKWRAMRTNGVAERLCTGDASDREKFDAWAATVPHTIGNPLYHWTHLELRRPFGITGKLLSPATADEIWQRGNQLLAQESFSARGIMQQMKVKMVGTTDDPIDDLRHHKAIAADGSFDIKVLPSWRPDKAFNIEAPGFNDYMQKLEAAADTSIRRFSDLRDALKKRMDHFAAHGCKVSDHALDVVVYGEADEATLDSILAQRLSGKLPTPQQVAQFKTAVLLFLGAEYQRREWVQQYHIGALRNNNSLMFNRIGPDIGFDSINDRPLAEPLSRLLDAQAKQGALPKTILYCLNPRDNEVIGTMVGNFQGEGTPGKMQFGSGWWFNDQKDGMQRQMTQLAQLGLLSRFVGMLTDSRSFLSYTRHEYFRRILCQMIGRWVEQGEAPADIALLGEMVKNICFDNAKHYFAIELA; translated from the coding sequence ATGGCCACGTTTTTGAGCGATGATTTTTTGTTGGACAGTGAATTCGCCCGCCGCCTTTATCACGATTACGCGGCGGATCAGCCTATTTTCGACTATCACTGCCATCTGCCGCCGCAGCAGATTGCCGAAAATACCCGCTTCCAGAATATGTACGATATTTGGCTGAAGGGTGATCACTATAAATGGCGTGCTATGCGCACTAATGGTGTTGCGGAGCGTTTGTGCACCGGTGATGCCTCTGACCGCGAAAAATTCGATGCCTGGGCGGCGACGGTGCCGCATACCATCGGCAACCCGCTTTATCATTGGACACACCTGGAACTGCGCCGCCCGTTTGGGATTACCGGTAAACTCCTTTCCCCCGCGACGGCAGATGAAATCTGGCAGCGTGGCAATCAGTTACTGGCGCAAGAGTCTTTTAGCGCGCGCGGCATCATGCAGCAGATGAAGGTGAAAATGGTCGGTACCACCGACGATCCGATCGACGATCTGCGCCATCATAAAGCGATTGCAGCTGACGGCAGTTTCGACATTAAAGTGTTGCCCAGCTGGCGGCCAGATAAAGCCTTTAACATTGAAGCTCCAGGGTTCAATGATTATATGCAGAAGCTTGAAGCCGCTGCGGATACGTCAATTCGCCGCTTCAGCGATCTGCGAGACGCGCTGAAAAAACGCATGGATCACTTTGCTGCGCACGGTTGCAAGGTGTCCGATCACGCTTTGGATGTGGTGGTCTACGGTGAAGCAGACGAAGCCACACTGGACTCTATCCTGGCGCAACGGCTCAGCGGTAAACTGCCGACGCCACAGCAAGTGGCGCAGTTCAAGACGGCCGTTCTGCTGTTCCTGGGGGCTGAATATCAGCGTCGTGAATGGGTGCAGCAGTATCACATTGGCGCACTGCGTAATAACAACAGCTTGATGTTTAACCGCATCGGCCCGGATATCGGCTTCGATTCCATTAACGATAGGCCGTTGGCCGAACCGCTGTCACGCTTGCTGGACGCCCAGGCCAAACAGGGGGCGTTGCCCAAAACCATCCTTTACTGCCTTAACCCACGCGATAACGAAGTGATCGGCACCATGGTCGGTAACTTCCAGGGGGAAGGAACGCCGGGCAAGATGCAGTTTGGTTCTGGCTGGTGGTTTAACGATCAGAAAGATGGCATGCAACGCCAGATGACCCAATTGGCCCAGCTCGGGCTGCTTAGCCGTTTTGTCGGTATGCTGACCGATAGCCGTAGTTTCCTATCTTATACTCGGCATGAATACTTCCGCCGCATCCTTTGCCAGATGATTGGCCGTTGGGTGGAACAGGGGGAGGCACCGGCAGACATCGCCTTGCTGGGTGAGATGGTAAAAAACATCTGTTTCGACAACGCTAAACACTATTTCGCAATCGAATTAGCGTAG
- a CDS encoding YqjD family protein, with amino-acid sequence MAQDSNAENLRAELKSLADTLEEVLNSSTDKSKAELDKLRTKAEGALKDTRARLSDAGDKLAHQTKQIAGQADEYVRDNPWTGIGIGAAVGVVLGVLLARR; translated from the coding sequence ATGGCACAAGATTCAAATGCAGAAAATTTACGCGCTGAACTGAAGTCCCTGGCCGATACCTTGGAAGAAGTGCTGAACTCTTCCACCGATAAATCTAAAGCTGAACTGGACAAACTGCGTACCAAAGCAGAAGGTGCCCTGAAAGATACCCGTGCCCGTCTGAGTGATGCAGGCGATAAACTGGCTCATCAAACCAAGCAGATTGCTGGTCAGGCCGATGAGTACGTCCGTGACAACCCGTGGACGGGCATCGGCATCGGTGCGGCGGTTGGCGTCGTGTTGGGTGTTCTGCTTGCGCGCCGCTAA
- a CDS encoding DoxX family protein → MKKLEDAGLLVARILMPILFIVAGYGKMGDAYAGTQQYMQSMGVPGFLLPLTILLEFGGGLAILFGFLTRTVALFTAGFTILTALLFHTNFAEGVNQLMFMKNLTIAGGFIVLAIAGPGGFSIDRLLNKKW, encoded by the coding sequence ATGAAAAAATTAGAAGATGCTGGTTTGCTGGTTGCTCGTATTCTGATGCCAATCCTGTTTATCGTCGCAGGTTACGGCAAAATGGGTGATGCTTATGCCGGAACCCAACAATACATGCAGTCAATGGGCGTACCTGGCTTCTTGCTGCCACTGACCATCCTGCTGGAGTTCGGCGGTGGCCTGGCGATTCTGTTCGGCTTCCTGACCCGTACCGTGGCACTGTTCACTGCCGGTTTCACCATCCTGACCGCATTGTTGTTCCACACTAACTTTGCTGAAGGCGTAAATCAGCTGATGTTCATGAAGAACCTGACCATTGCCGGTGGCTTTATCGTACTGGCCATTGCCGGACCAGGCGGCTTCAGCATCGACCGTCTGCTGAACAAAAAGTGGTAA
- a CDS encoding LysR family transcriptional regulator has translation MARDRALTLEALRVMDAIDRRGSFAAAADELGRVPSALSYTMQKLEEELDVVLFDRSGHRTKFTNVGRMLLERGRVLLEAADKLTTDAEALARGWETHLTIVSEALSPAYKLFPLIDKLALKANTQVSIFTEVLAGAWERLEQGRADIVIAPDMHFRASSEINTRKLYKVMSVYVAAPEHPIHQEPEPLSELTRVKYRGIAVADTARERPVLTVQLLDKQQRLTVSTIEDKRRALLAGLGVATMPYQMVEKDIEQGRLRVVGPEYSREADIIMAWRRDSMGEAKSWFLREIPRLFAREENQ, from the coding sequence ATGGCCAGAGATCGGGCGTTAACGCTTGAAGCGCTTAGGGTTATGGACGCGATCGACCGCCGTGGCAGCTTTGCTGCGGCCGCCGATGAGCTGGGACGGGTGCCTTCGGCACTCAGTTATACCATGCAGAAGTTGGAAGAAGAGCTGGATGTGGTGCTGTTTGACCGCTCAGGACATCGTACCAAATTCACTAATGTAGGCCGGATGCTGCTGGAACGCGGGCGTGTTTTGCTTGAGGCGGCTGATAAGCTGACGACCGATGCAGAAGCGTTGGCGCGGGGGTGGGAAACTCACCTTACCATCGTGAGTGAAGCGTTGTCACCGGCGTATAAACTGTTCCCGCTGATCGATAAATTGGCACTGAAAGCCAATACCCAGGTTTCAATATTCACTGAAGTGCTGGCCGGCGCCTGGGAGCGGCTGGAGCAAGGGCGGGCCGATATCGTTATTGCACCGGATATGCATTTTCGTGCCTCCTCCGAGATCAACACCCGTAAGCTGTATAAGGTGATGAGCGTGTATGTCGCCGCGCCGGAGCATCCGATCCATCAAGAGCCAGAACCGCTGTCGGAGTTGACCCGGGTGAAATACCGTGGGATTGCGGTAGCGGATACCGCCCGCGAAAGGCCGGTGTTGACGGTGCAATTGCTCGATAAGCAGCAACGCCTGACGGTAAGCACCATTGAAGATAAACGTCGTGCGTTGCTCGCCGGGCTGGGTGTTGCCACCATGCCGTATCAGATGGTGGAAAAAGACATTGAGCAAGGGCGTTTGCGCGTGGTGGGCCCGGAATATAGCCGTGAAGCGGACATCATCATGGCCTGGCGTCGTGATAGCATGGGCGAGGCCAAATCCTGGTTCCTGCGCGAGATCCCGCGCCTGTTTGCTCGTGAGGAGAATCAGTAA
- a CDS encoding DedA family protein → MDIIKQLLDALWQQDFETLANPSLVWTLYVLLFMILFLENGLLPAAFLPGDSLLILVGVLVAKGTMNFPVTILILTTAASLGCWVSYIQGRWLGNTRTVQSWLSHLPAHYHQRAHNLFHRHGLSALLVGRFLAFVRTLLPTIAGLSGLNNARFQFFNWMSGLLWVLILVSVGFALGKTPMFRKYEDQLMFGLMMLPLVLLVVGLVGSLVVLWRKKRSGGQGKGA, encoded by the coding sequence ATGGATATCATTAAGCAACTGTTGGATGCCTTATGGCAGCAAGACTTCGAAACGCTGGCTAACCCTTCGCTGGTCTGGACGCTGTATGTCTTGCTGTTTATGATTTTATTTCTGGAAAACGGCCTGCTGCCTGCCGCCTTTCTGCCGGGTGACAGCCTGTTGATCCTGGTCGGTGTGCTGGTCGCCAAAGGCACCATGAATTTCCCTGTCACCATACTGATCCTGACGACGGCAGCCAGTCTGGGCTGCTGGGTCAGCTATATACAAGGCCGATGGTTAGGCAATACGCGAACGGTGCAAAGCTGGCTGTCCCACCTACCTGCACATTATCATCAGCGCGCCCATAATCTGTTCCATCGCCATGGTCTTTCAGCCCTGTTGGTCGGGCGCTTTCTGGCTTTCGTCCGTACGCTGTTGCCCACCATTGCCGGTTTGTCTGGTCTGAATAATGCCCGTTTCCAATTCTTCAACTGGATGAGTGGGCTGTTGTGGGTATTGATTCTGGTCTCGGTCGGTTTTGCCTTGGGGAAAACCCCGATGTTTCGCAAATATGAAGACCAGTTGATGTTCGGCTTGATGATGCTGCCGCTGGTTTTGCTGGTTGTTGGACTGGTCGGTTCTCTGGTGGTGCTGTGGCGCAAAAAGCGTTCCGGCGGTCAGGGGAAAGGGGCGTGA
- the mzrA gene encoding EnvZ/OmpR regulon moderator MzrA, translating into MTSQRPRWHFAMIFTLALLAMAAVLVPYVARTESELRIHVAQQGLSLPDGFYVYQRLDERGIHIKSITPEADGLVIRLDSPEQQLLAREALQNLLPQGYIIALSESPAPSHWVRQFARAPLNLG; encoded by the coding sequence GTGACATCCCAACGCCCACGCTGGCACTTCGCGATGATATTCACACTGGCACTGTTGGCAATGGCCGCCGTGCTGGTGCCCTATGTCGCTCGTACGGAGAGCGAGCTGCGTATTCACGTAGCCCAGCAAGGGCTTTCGTTGCCGGATGGTTTTTATGTCTACCAGCGCCTGGATGAACGCGGTATTCACATCAAGAGTATTACTCCGGAAGCCGACGGCCTGGTGATCCGCCTGGATTCTCCAGAACAACAGCTGTTGGCACGTGAAGCCCTGCAAAATCTCTTGCCTCAGGGCTATATCATCGCGCTGAGTGAGTCTCCTGCCCCCAGCCATTGGGTACGGCAATTTGCACGCGCCCCACTGAATTTGGGGTAG
- a CDS encoding phage holin family protein, translating to MAELPQARAQGPAKGALDIAQRIITILVSMVETRVRLAVIELEEEKANIVQLLMMAGLTLLFTAFGLMSLLILIFWAIDPTYRLIALGTTTAVLLFLALSGAIWTLAKARRSTLLGATRKQLELDRSELEGSNESPPVP from the coding sequence ATGGCTGAGCTTCCGCAAGCACGCGCCCAGGGCCCTGCAAAAGGGGCCCTGGATATCGCCCAACGCATCATCACCATACTGGTCAGTATGGTGGAAACACGGGTTCGCCTGGCCGTTATTGAGCTTGAAGAGGAAAAAGCCAACATCGTCCAGTTGCTGATGATGGCGGGGCTTACCTTGCTGTTCACGGCGTTTGGCCTGATGAGCCTGTTGATACTGATATTCTGGGCGATTGATCCCACCTACCGCCTGATAGCCTTGGGCACCACTACTGCCGTTCTGCTGTTCCTGGCGCTCAGTGGCGCTATCTGGACACTCGCGAAAGCACGCCGTTCAACGCTGCTGGGTGCCACGCGCAAACAATTGGAACTCGACCGTTCTGAACTGGAGGGAAGCAATGAATCACCGCCAGTACCGTGA